A genomic region of Coraliomargarita sinensis contains the following coding sequences:
- a CDS encoding polysaccharide biosynthesis/export family protein, with amino-acid sequence MFVYLRKVCVPVLLALGMCTALMADNGTQTVPADTDPDYMSLLDDDWELKSGDRVVYEVLEEREDEPMLLVVNGNGDLRVPLIGRVEAQGKTSKQLAFEIKKELEKEFFHRATVVISQREEDRNRGRISVIGEVRRQGEQIIPVDSPLTLSQAIMQSGGFSAEADRSKVSVVGQGEQQARLEIDLGAMLESGDLSQDPILKPGDSVIVPRTDQSKNQVYVLGAVNAPGLYSIRGSNFTLSQVILMAKGFTRFARKNKVRLVSKDESGEKVEREIDVGKILEGGDRAKDPVIKPGDMVIVDEKMISFTG; translated from the coding sequence ATGTTTGTCTACCTACGGAAAGTTTGTGTGCCCGTTCTCCTGGCTTTGGGGATGTGCACTGCCCTGATGGCGGATAACGGGACTCAAACTGTACCTGCCGACACAGACCCGGATTACATGTCGCTGCTGGATGATGACTGGGAGTTGAAATCCGGCGATCGCGTTGTTTACGAAGTCCTGGAAGAACGGGAGGACGAGCCAATGCTTTTGGTGGTCAATGGTAACGGCGATCTCCGTGTCCCGCTCATTGGTCGTGTGGAGGCGCAGGGCAAAACGAGCAAACAACTGGCGTTTGAAATAAAAAAAGAATTGGAGAAGGAATTTTTTCACCGCGCCACCGTGGTGATCAGTCAGCGGGAGGAAGACCGCAACCGGGGGCGTATTTCTGTCATCGGTGAAGTAAGGCGTCAGGGAGAACAAATCATCCCCGTGGATTCGCCGCTGACTCTCAGCCAAGCGATCATGCAAAGTGGCGGCTTTTCTGCCGAGGCAGACCGTTCGAAGGTCAGCGTGGTCGGCCAAGGGGAGCAGCAGGCGCGCCTGGAAATAGATCTAGGTGCCATGCTGGAAAGCGGCGACCTCTCGCAGGATCCGATCCTCAAACCCGGGGATTCAGTCATCGTGCCCCGTACCGATCAGTCAAAGAACCAGGTCTATGTCCTTGGTGCGGTCAATGCCCCCGGGCTTTATTCCATTCGCGGGAGTAATTTTACCTTGAGCCAGGTGATATTGATGGCGAAAGGCTTTACCCGTTTTGCCCGCAAGAACAAGGTGCGCCTGGTTTCCAAAGACGAGAGTGGTGAAAAAGTGGAGCGTGAGATTGATGTGGGAAAGATACTTGAAGGCGGCGACCGTGCCAAAGATCCTGTCATCAAGCCGGGCGATATGGTAATTGTTGATGAGAAGATGATTAGTTTTACTGGTTAG
- a CDS encoding outer membrane beta-barrel protein — translation MQYIRVAVLAACASTLSVSAQVDKTPDFAPFLLDKRVEREDYNFRLGPMLVDMVGSFGIEYNDNINTSEVAPIEDVILQPGISFGLKWQINEYNELDANLGLEYWHYLSESELNDFSNQIGLTPNTELSFRVLIKDITFRIYDRIQYSFDSADSVVVDPVTGNVIDSDPEAFTRFRNVLGIQTEWFIGETIFSAQLSREDIYSPEDIFEYVNRYEHKAALNVERALAANFTTGLGISYSTIDFDLAVNNDADTFTFGPWIDWKITEFIGLYAGVAYNDYDFETGALTDGTVFGDDSELEDYTWMVRLSHVANEVFNHQVEWYRAISVSNTANSNVLDGIRYSFAYNIMPRIRLDGAVGYEESESSGGLINDDFDRWIWGLSTEVLLGPQLTADIGYRYIDKESDAAFQSYEQNQFRIFLKYDF, via the coding sequence ATGCAGTATATAAGAGTCGCCGTTTTGGCTGCGTGTGCCTCGACGCTCTCAGTCTCCGCACAAGTTGATAAAACACCCGATTTCGCGCCTTTCCTTCTGGATAAACGTGTCGAGCGCGAGGATTACAACTTTCGGCTGGGTCCCATGCTGGTCGATATGGTCGGCTCCTTTGGAATTGAGTATAACGATAATATCAACACGTCCGAAGTCGCGCCGATCGAGGATGTGATCCTTCAGCCGGGCATTTCCTTTGGCCTGAAGTGGCAGATCAACGAATACAATGAACTGGATGCGAATCTTGGCTTGGAATACTGGCATTACCTCAGCGAGAGTGAGCTGAATGACTTCAGCAACCAGATCGGGCTCACTCCCAATACGGAGCTTTCCTTCCGGGTGTTGATTAAAGATATCACCTTTCGGATTTACGACCGCATCCAATATTCCTTCGATTCAGCCGACTCTGTCGTGGTGGATCCGGTCACCGGTAACGTTATCGATAGCGATCCCGAAGCGTTTACCCGTTTCCGGAACGTTTTAGGGATTCAAACCGAATGGTTTATCGGCGAAACGATCTTCAGCGCCCAGCTCAGCCGGGAGGATATTTACAGTCCGGAGGATATTTTCGAATACGTGAACCGCTACGAACACAAGGCGGCATTGAACGTCGAGCGCGCGCTGGCCGCTAACTTCACTACCGGCCTGGGTATTTCTTACTCCACGATCGACTTTGACCTGGCGGTCAACAACGACGCGGATACGTTTACCTTCGGCCCGTGGATCGATTGGAAAATTACGGAATTCATCGGTCTCTACGCTGGTGTCGCGTACAACGACTATGATTTTGAAACGGGTGCCCTAACAGACGGCACTGTTTTTGGCGACGACTCCGAACTCGAGGATTACACTTGGATGGTGCGCCTGAGCCACGTCGCCAACGAAGTGTTTAACCACCAAGTCGAATGGTATCGCGCCATCTCTGTCAGTAACACAGCCAACAGTAACGTACTCGACGGCATCCGCTACTCCTTCGCCTATAACATCATGCCCAGAATCCGCCTGGATGGGGCAGTTGGGTATGAAGAGAGCGAAAGTTCAGGTGGCCTGATCAATGACGACTTTGACCGCTGGATATGGGGTTTGTCGACCGAGGTCTTATTGGGGCCGCAATTAACTGCAGATATAGGCTATCGTTACATCGATAAAGAGTCCGATGCCGCATTTCAAAGTTATGAACAAAATCAGTTTCGCATTTTCTTAAAATACGACTTTTAA